TTACACAGTCCTGCCCTCGAACGGCGACTACATCGAATCCCCGGTCGCCGTGAATAAGGAGCTGATCCTGACCTATTGGCAGATCGCAGGAAGCAGCGCGTGTCAAATACCGTTCTCCTTCACCCCCAGAACGGCGCCACCTATACCTTGATCCAAGGCTCCTGGAGCAAGCCGAAGGCGGGCATTCTGCCGATCTTCAACCGTGACGAACATTTCTGCGGCGTAGGCGTGATCAAGAAAGTCGGCGACCAAGAAAGCGTCGAGCCGATACAGCAGCTGCAAATCAAGACTGGGTTCGCATGCCTGAGGTTTGTTAAATAGAGGCACCGTACGGCATGCGTTGAGAGTGGGTTGAACCATTTCGGGTGGAGACTGCTCTGCCCGGATAATGTCTGGACGCGCAGGCTCAGTTATCCACACAGCGCTTCATCAGACCATGTAACACGTTCGGTCATGCGGTTTTGGCGAGACGTTCAAACTGGCACTGATCCTGGGCGTCCTTGAGGCTGGTTTCAAACTCATCGAGCGCGGCGTATACCTTCTGCAACCCTTGAATCTGGGTCATCAGCTCCAGTTTTTTGTCGGCGATCGCCTTATTCGCCAAATCCCAGGGCAGTGCCTTGCCCCGGTGATCCTGGAGGATCGCCTGCATTTCCTTAAGTTTGAAGCCCAATTGCTGGGCGCATTTGATGAACATCAGCAGTTCGACGCTCTGCTGGCTATAAACTCGATATTTGCCTTCGCGCTGGGGCGGTGGTAGCAAGCCAATATCTTCATAGTGGCGGATGGTTTTAACTGTCGTGCCCGACAACTGGGCTGCTTTGCCTATATACATGAAAAGTCCTTTTTGTCGCATAAGACGTGGTGCGTGCACTGGCGCGCCGCATCTTTACATAGGCATACGGAGTCGGTCACCTGAGGTGTCAAAGGGTAGAACTGGCAAGGATGAAGCTGGCATCGCCTGTTGCATGGGGATGCTGCATAGGTGTGCTTCAGTGGCTGGCGATATCCCGGGATTGCTTGAGCCAGGCTTCCCGCTGGTTGGGCCTGGAACCGAGTAGCGGTCCAAACGTCAGGGTCTTTAACGGTTTGATGCCACAGAACTCCAGCGTGGTCTTGCGCATCTGGTGCAGGCCAGGCATGCGATAGACCCATTTGAAGTACCACGGTGGAGTATCCATCGTGACCAGCAGGTGAGCGGTTCGTCCTTTCAGGAGCTTGTCGGGAAAGGCTTTACCTTCCCGGTACTTGAAGGCAAAACCGGGCAGGAATATCCGATCGAAAAAGCCTTTCATCAAGGCCGGAATCCCGCCCCACCAAATCGGAAAGACAAATGCCAAGTGCTCAGCCCACGTGATATCGGCTTGAGCCTTGAGCAGATCGGGTTCCAGTTGCTGAGTCTGTTTGTAGCCATCGTGCAGGACCGGATCGAAGCTCAATGCATCCAGTCGTAACAGACGCACATCATGCCCGGCACGCCTTGCCGCCTCGACATAGCTCTCGGTCAACGCACCACAGAAACTGTCAGTTGAGGGGTGACCCAGAATCACCAGTACCCGTTTGCTCATCATCACTACACCCTGAAAGTTGATCTTTCAGCATAGGGTGTGCCCGTAACGGGAGAGTCAATGGTTTGTAGCAGGCACAGCCATTACTGAAGCAAAGAAGATGGAAAAACCCTAGTAAAAATCATAATAAAGCGCCCATTCCCCCGTTTCGCGGTGCTTCCAGAACATCAGGCTCCCACTGTCGACCACGTT
The sequence above is drawn from the Pseudomonas sp. St316 genome and encodes:
- a CDS encoding MerR family transcriptional regulator, which gives rise to MYIGKAAQLSGTTVKTIRHYEDIGLLPPPQREGKYRVYSQQSVELLMFIKCAQQLGFKLKEMQAILQDHRGKALPWDLANKAIADKKLELMTQIQGLQKVYAALDEFETSLKDAQDQCQFERLAKTA
- a CDS encoding NAD(P)H-dependent oxidoreductase; this encodes MMSKRVLVILGHPSTDSFCGALTESYVEAARRAGHDVRLLRLDALSFDPVLHDGYKQTQQLEPDLLKAQADITWAEHLAFVFPIWWGGIPALMKGFFDRIFLPGFAFKYREGKAFPDKLLKGRTAHLLVTMDTPPWYFKWVYRMPGLHQMRKTTLEFCGIKPLKTLTFGPLLGSRPNQREAWLKQSRDIASH